The Petrotoga olearia DSM 13574 genome contains the following window.
GCATTAGTTTTCTTTCGGACCCTTCGTTAGCGATGTTCTCTGTTATTTTAGTGAATGTTTGGTATGGAATACCTTTTTTTGCCATCATGATTTTAGCAGCATTACAGTCTGTCCCTGATTCTCTTTACGATGCAGCGGAAATCGACGGTGCGGGTTACTTCACCAAGCTCTTCAATATCACTATACCATACATAAAACCTACTCTTATAAATACCATTTTATTGAGAACTATATGGGTTATGAATTTCCCTGATATCATTTACGGCATGACACGTGGCGGCCCTGCTGGAAGCACTGAGATTTTGGCTGTAAAAATGATAAATACGGTTTTTTATGAATCCGACTATAGTAAAGCTGCAGCACATGGTGTAGTTATCATTTTAATTTTTTTCATTTATACTATGATGTACTTAAAATTAACTTCTAAAGGTGAGTTCAGCCTATGAAGAAAAAAATTTTCCCCAAAGTTATACGTATAATTTTGCTCTCTATGTTTTTTGTTTTTGCAATTTTTCCGTTATATTGGATTGTAATAACTTCGTTAAAACCTACACAGGAAATATACTCCTTTCCAGTTAGGTATTGGACAAATAATCCCACTTTTTTTGGATACAAGAGATTATTTGAATTTGTCAATTTTAAAAGATATTTTGTAAACAGTATTTTCGTATCTATAGGTGCTTCCTTTGTTTCAACAATATTTGCCATGTTAAGCGGATATATACTTTCAAGAAAGGAATTTAAATGGAAATATCCTATTATATTATTCTTATTTTTTTCTCAGATGATCCCAACTTATTTAATCATGGTCCCGCAATATACCATGTTTTCAAAGTTAAATTTAATCAATAAACTCACCAGCCTAATAATAATTTATAGTGGTTTTGGAGCAGCCTTTAGTACAATAATGGCTAAGGGATTTTTTGATAGAATTCCAAAAAGCATCGAGGAAGCCGCTTTAATTGACGGATGTAATGAAATTCAATCTCTATTCAAAATCACTATTCCCTTAATGTTGCCGGGTTTATCGGCTATTCTCAGTTTCTCTTTTGTAAATAACTGGAATGAGCTGTTTACTGCGGTTATGTTTTTAAATACATCTGATAAATATACGGTGCCTGTAGGGTTATATTCTATTGTATCAAAGGCAGGTGTCCAGTGGAATGTGCTGGCTGCTGGAATTGTAATAGCTCTTTTGCCAACAATTATAGTATTTGCTATCTCGCAAAAGTATATTATCGCAGGGCTTACACAAGGAAGCTTAAAAGATTAATATTGTAAATGATTTTTATAGCTTAATTCCATCTTAAAAATTCAAAAGCGGTGATAAAAATGAAATTTTTAGGAATAGACGGTGGTGGTACTCACATAGCTGCCAGTTTGATCAACGAAAGTGGAGATATATTAAAAAAAATTGAGATAGAAACAGGTGTCAATCTCACCTCTGTTGATCAAGAAAGACTGAAAAGTATTATAAGTACAGTTAAAACAAAAATAACCGAAGTTGATGGAATAGTAGTAAGTTTCTCAGGTGCTGGAACATCCCAAAGAAAAATACAACTATTAGATATTTTTAAGGAAATTTTTGACATCAACAACATCTTCGTATATAACGATGGTGAATCTATTCTCTATTCTCTTTTTAAAGGAAATAGTTTAGCGATTGTTATTGCTGGTACTGGGTCTATGATCATGGGTATGAATGAAGATCAAAGTATTGTAAGAAGTGGTGGCTGGGGGCATCTTTTTGATGATGTAGGAGGAGGTTTTTGGATATCAACAAGAATTATTCAAGAAGCTTTCAGATACAAAGACAAATTAAGAGAATTCGATCCTATTTTTAATAGACTTCTAAAATTCTACTCTTGTGAAGAGATTGAAGCTCTTACCTCTTTACAAGGGAGAAAAGATTTTAAAACAATCATTTCTTCTTTCACCAAAAAAGCTTTAGAAAAGCCAACAAATCTTGTTGAAGAAATAATTAATGAAGGTATTTCTGATTTAACTTTAAGATGTAAAAAGATTTTAGATTCTTTGAATATAAAAGATCTTTATTTGAGTGGAAGCCTTTTTAAATCTGAATACTACTTACAAAAATTTCAAGAATTTATGCTTAATTATTCATTACACCCGTTGAACTTTGATGTAAGTGAACAAATGGCATTATTAGCTAGAAAGTATTTTTTAATCAAATAAAACTTCTCTTCATTACTTTAAAAAATATGCCCCACCCAAAAATATAGAAAGATATAACCTCTGTTAATTTTTATATTTTAAGACCTTGTGTGATTTTTACAGCCGATGAAAGAGAGTCCAAATAAGTAGTACTCGAATTTAAGGTATAAACAGAAAGAGGCATAATAAATGTACCATGAATATCGAAATTCTCAAGATCTCCATTAGGCTTTTTCTGCTTAAAGCCCGCCCCTTGATGTATTACATAGTATTCATTTCCGAATTTACCTAGATACATCATAACGTGACCTTTCATAAAAAGAATATCCCCGGTTTTTAAACCATCCAATATTATTTTTCTTTCCTCTGTTTGCTGAGGGAAAGAAGTTCTTTCAGCAGGAGTCATGATTTCTTGATACTTACTATCTCTTGGTAAATATACTCCAAAACACTTAAATATATCCATTATGAAACGCGAACAATCTCTATTGTAATCACTTCCCCCCCAGCCATATCTTTCACCAACCATTTTAAATGCTTGTTTAATTAAATTTTTCTGCGTGAGATCAGGGAAAGAAGCTTTTACTTCTTTTGCTGAGGGAATTGGAAAAATCCCATACTTTTCATTGGTCAATTTTCTTTTAAGAGGGATTTTTACCGGATAACACCCTTCAGGAAATAAGGTGTTCATTTTAAAATAAAAACTATTTATTTCATCCTCATTCGCTAAAACTAACTTATCCCCCATTTGAAAATGAAATTTGCCAAATGCAGGCACATCCTCAGTACAAACTTTACTTTCCATAACTATTAGAGTTCTTGGCGATTTATTGTAATCAAAGAACTCTTTTTTAGAAACCGCAGTTAAATTTTTGATGTTTATCCACCCTGAATAAAAAGAACTCTGAACAAAATACCAATTTAGTTTAAAACTTTTTCTGTAAATTAAAATCGGTTCCCCTGGCGAAAGAGTAGTGAGCCTAGTAATATCATGAAAAGGATAATTTGGTGTTATTCCCAATGGATATTTAAAAGGAAGGGCTTTTAGGTCGCTTCTATCAGTTATTAAACCAAAAGATACTTGAATATTCCCAGAAATCCCTTTTTTGAAATCTTGAAAATTCGAAAGAAAATCTTTTAACTTATCTTTTTTCAATGGTCTTATTTTTCCACCATCTTTGATAAATAAATTTTCTTCAATTATTTTTTCTGAATTTTCCATTGGCATTACCTTTTCAATTTCATTTATAAAATCATATGCTGTTATTTCATTTTTTGGATTAGAGAAATCGTAATAATAGTTTTCTATATGAGATTCAACCATCTTCTTATAAAGAAGATGGTTGAATGATTTTATTTCAGAATCATCCATCAAAATTTCATCTGCGTTATGTAATCTAGCTATCCAAAAATCAGGGTCATAAAACCTTTTATCTTTTAAATGAGTACATATAAATTCATTGACCACTTTTTATCTCCATTCGATATTTTCGATATCCATTTTTATTAAATCATCGTAAATTTCTCTTCTTGTTATCAACTTATATTTCCCATTGTTAACTAAAACAATGGCAGGTTTTAGAAAACCATTATAATTACTTGACATCGAATAGGTATAATCTCCAGTAGATGGGATCGCTAACAAATCTCCCGATTTTATTTCTGGAAGACAAGTCTCTTCAATCAAAATATCTCCTGATTCACAAGCCCTACCAGCTATTGTAACCTTTTCTAAGTTGATTGTATCTTTTGGCCGATTCGCAATAAACACCTCATATTTAGCACCATACAATGCAGGCCTAATATTATCAGACATACCTCCATCAACAACTACGTATTTTTTATTTTCGGTTCTCTTAATGGTCCCGACAGTGTACAGTGTGGTTCCAGCGCTAGAAATAATATACCTACCTGGTTCTATTATTATTTTTGGAGAAGGATAATGAAATTTACTTGATAAAAATCTAACTTCTTGAATAATTTCTTTTATAGCATTCTGAATATCTATAGCTTTTTCAAAAGTCGAGTGTGCTACACCAAATCCTCCACCAATATCAATTTCTGGTAAAACAACCCCCGTTTCTCCTCTTATTTTGTTCAAAAGATCAAAAAAAGTTTTTACTAACTCCACATAAGGTTTTGGTTCGTTTATTTGAGAACCAATATGAGCATGAATACCTTTAATCTCCAAATTTTCAGAATTTTTTATGGATTTAATCAGTTTCAACATTTCATCAAAAGGCATCCCAAATTTGGAATCCTTTTGACCGGTCGAAATATACTCATGAGTGTCTGGAGCAATGTTGGGGATAACCCTAAAGTAAATTTTTGCCTTTTTTCTTAATTTTTTACTGATCTTTTCAATTTTTCTAAATTCATCTTCATTATCTACTATAATGTGACCTACGTCATTCTCCAGAGCCATAACTAATTCTTCATTAGTCTTACTGTTCCCATTAAAGAAAATTTTACCAGAAGGAAAGGAACTATGAAAGGCTATATAAAGTTCTCCCCCTGAAACCACTTCTAAAGACACATTCTCACTTTGTAAAATTCTACAAATCTCCGTGTTCAAAAATGCCTTCGATGCATAAGCGATTTCATAATTATTATAATCAACGCTTTCGAAGGCACTTTTTAACTTTTTGATATTTTCCCTTATTTGAGCTTCGTTCAACACTAACAGTGGGGTACCATACTCATTAGCTAAGTGGGTACTTTTTACCCCAGAAATCTCTAAAACACCATCTTTATCTATTATCATACAAAAAACATCTCACTTTTCTGTTATCTACCTGAAAGTATGAAGGTAAATAATTCTTGCATCTTTCCATAGCAAATTGACAACGAGGTTCAAAAGGGCACCCCTTGGGAGGATTAATTAAATCTGGTACTTCTCCAGTATTTCCTAACTTTTCTGAAGTTATTTTATCCGGATCAGGTGCAGCTTTTCTTAGCAACTTTGTATAGGGATGTAATGGGTCTAACACTACTTCATCCGCTGTTCCTTCTTCCATTATCATACCCGCATACATCACGGCTATTCTATCCGAAATATATCGAGCAGCAGCTAAATCATGAGTTACGTGAATATATGTTGTATCGAGATCATCTCTAATTTTCAACATTAATTTCATTATACCCGCTCTAATTGAAACATCCAACATAGAAGTAGGTTCATCCGCTAATATTACAGATGGCTTTGTAACTATGGCTCTTGCGATAACTACTCTCTGCCTTTGGCCCCCAGATAATTCGTGAGGATATTTGTCGATAAAGTTTTCTACCGGGGTAAGTTCGACCTCCTCAAGAACATCTTTTATCCTTTGGTTTACTTGTTCAAATTTGTGAAGTTCAAGAGGTCTTTTTAATATTTGATACACTCTTTTTACTGGATTGAGCGAAGAGAAAGGATCTTGAAAGATCATCTGAATCTGTTCTCGGAATTTTAATTCTTCATTCCTTTTAAATTTTTTAGGAATTATTTCACCTTTGAATTTTATACTTCCGTTATTTTCCAAGTAAATACGAGATAATACCCGTAACAAAGTAGTCTTACCTGAACCACTTTCTCCAACTATTGAGATGATTTCTTTTGGGAAAACATCCAAATAAATATTTCTCAGAGCATGAACATATTGAGTTTTAAATCCTTTTCTTACAGAAAACTTCTTTGTTACATTATCAAAAGATATTACCGGGGAAAATGACATGCAACCCACCTCCCTGGAGTAACCTCTTTAAATTCTGGTTTTTTATCACATAAATCTTTTCTGTATGTGCACCTTTCTTTAAATGGGCATCCTTTTATTTCTTTTGAGAGATCTGGTATTCTGCCGGGTATTCCCTTATATTCTTTTGATACAGCAGTTAACCTTGGAAAAGAATTTATTAATCCTTCGGTGTATGGATGCGATGGGCTCGAATATACGGCTTTAGTGGGACCTATTTCAACCATTTCTCCTGCATACATGATTGAAATCCTTTTTGATAGCTCAAATAACAAAGATATGTCGTGGGTTACAAAAATAATTGAAAATCTATTTTTTCTCCTTATCTCATCTATTTGTTCCATAATAGATCTTTGAACGACAACATCAAGCGATGTCGTTGGTTCATCCATTACAACTAATGATGGAGAAAAAACCAAAGCCATTGCTATAGCCACTCGTTGTTTCATTCCTCCGGATAATTGATGAGGATAACTTTCCATTCTTTCTTTTTGGATTCCAACCATGTGTAAGACTTTTTCAACCATACCTATCGCTTCACTTTTTGAGTAGTTACTATGTTCGAATATTACATCCATAATCTGATCTTTTATCTTATAAACAGGGTTTAAAGCATTCATTGCACTTTGGGTGACTAACGAAAATTCTACCCATCTTTTCTTTCTGAGCTTTTCTTTATCCATTTTTAGAATATTTTCACCTTTATATATAATTTCTCCTTCAAAAATTTCACCTGGTTTTTTTAAAAGTTTGAGAATAGAGAAGAGTAAAGTAGATTTACCACACCCTGATTCGCCCGCTATTCCTAAGAAGTCATCCTCTTCCACGTTGAAACTTACATTTTTAACTGCCTTCACTATTTTATTGTTACTTCTATATCCTGCATTTAAATTTTTGACTTCTAAAAGCACTACTCACACCCCTCTTAGTCTTGGATTTGTAATCTCATCAATAGAGAAATTAAGCAAAGCAAAACTGGCACCTAATGTTGCTATAGCTGCTCCAGGAGCCAAAACCCAGCCCCATGAATTATTTAATAGGGCACTGCTGTTTTGGGCCCAATACAACATTGTTCCCCAAGTTATAGCACTAACGTCTCCAAATCCAAGAAATTCTAATGAAGCTTCTCCAACAATCGCAGTTAAACATGCCATAAAAAAGTTAGAAGAAAGCAAAGAAAACATGTTCGGCATGATCTCAGAAAAGATTATTCTTCCACTTTTTTCACCTGTTATTTTTGAAGCAAGGATGAACTCGCGACTCCTCATTGTCAGGGTTTGTGATCTTATAACCCTCGCTCCAGGAGCCCAACTTGTGAATGCTATTACTAAAATAATAGGTACAACTCCCCTAATCCTTATGTAAGAAGCTATAACTATCATTAAAGGCAAACCCGGAATTACCATAAAAACGTCTATTATTGTGGAAAGTATCCTATCAACTAATCCTCCAAAGTATCCAGCTGTCATCCCTATTAATACTGAAATACTCGTCATCAAAGCCCCTGTTGAAAGCCCAACTATTAAAGAAAGCCTCGTTCCATAAATCAATTGAGATAATATATCCCTTCCCATCCTATCAAGCCCTAGCGGATGATTAAATGAAGGCTGACTATATGGGGATCCTACAAAATCGTTGGGATTATAAGGTGCAAAAAAAGGAGCGAATACAGCTACTATAACAAAAAATAATATTATTGATAACCCCACAATGGCTTTTTTGTTTAGCTTTTTTATCATATACTATCAACCCCTTGTCCTTGGATCTAGGAAAATGTAAATAAAATCAAGCAAAAAGTTAGCTAACAAAACGGATAAAGATATAATGAAGAAAATGGCTTGCATTAGCGGGTAATCCTGACTAGTAACACCCTTATACATTAAATATCCTATTCCAGGATATGAAAAAACAATTTCTGTCAATAATGCTCCGCCTACTATATAACCTAAAGAAAGACCAAAAGAAGTTACGCTGGGAAGAAGCGCGTTTCTTGCTGCATACCTATTCATAATCTCTTTATCTTTCAGACCCTTAGCTTCGGCAACCACTATAAAATCTTCTGAAAGTGTTGATATCATATTGTTTCTCATGGTTAAGATCCAGGTACCTAAGGAAGCTAAGACTAATGTAAGAGCGGGAAGAAATCCGTGATATAACACACTTCCTACAAATCGCCATCCAGTTAAAAATTCTTGTGTTGAATAAGCATTTGAAAGTGGAAATGCTCCTAACATAAATCCAAAAACATAAAGCAAAATCAAGGCTAACCAAAAATATGGAAAACCTCTAATTATTAGGCCAATGATTGTTACAAAAGAATCAAATGGTGTATTTCTTTTCCACCCCGCTCTTATTCCCAAAGAAGTTCCTAAAATAAAGCTGATTACCGTTGAAATTCCCACAAGCCCAATAGTCCATGGTAAAGATGAAAAAATTAAATCCTTTACCTCAACAGGGTAATATGAATACGACACACCAAAATTAAAAGTTAAAGTATTTTTTAAATAAGAGAAGTATTGTTTGAGTATAGGTGTTTCTTTATCGACGCCCAACGCTATTCTCATTGCGTCAACTGCTTCAGGCTGCACCTCTCCACCCATTCTTAAAAGTATTCTTTCTGCTGGATCGCCGGGCATCAACCTTGGCAATATAAAGTTGATTGTAAGTGCAGCAATTAAAGCAATTACAAAAAAGAAAATCTTTTCTCTCAAATATTTCATACGTTATACCTCCAAAAACCGCCCCAAAAGGGGCGGGTCGTTATTATTCCCTGAATCAATTTACTTAACAGGTTCCAAGTTCATTATAATGTATGCCTTATCCATTCCGGTTATAGTTGGTAAAGCATATGGATTTTCCTCATTAGGCCATCCTTCAAAATTATAGGTAGTGTATTCAAACCATGTTGGATTGTAAAACAAAGGAATAGATGGAAATTCCTGCAAAGCGATTAGTTGAAGTGATGAAATAGCAAGTTCTCTCTCTTTTTCATCTGAAGTATTCCTAAAAATTTCTAACAAAGAATCCGTCGTTAAGCTAATCCAGCCACCTCTGTTGTCACCACTGTATGCATTTGTGGAATGTAACCACCTTTCATAGAAAAAGTAAGGATTTATACCATAATTCACCCAACTCAAAGCCAATTCAAAGTCTTTATTTCTAATTCTCTCTAAATACAATCCGAAATCAACTTGGGATACAACTACATCTATCCCTATTTGTTTCAGCTGGGATGAAAGTACTTGTGACACTGCTATCCAATCAGTCCAACCAGCAGGTACTATCAATTCAAAACTCAATTTATTTCCTCTAGCATCAGAGAATATACCATCTCTGCCAATACTATATCCCAAATCACTTAACATCTTTTTTGCTTTTTCAGTATCTTTGGTATACCACAAATGTTTTAAATTCTCATTGATTAATTCTGAGAAACCACCTTTTATTAGTACAGGATTGGAAACAGTTGCTAAATTCGACATTCCTAACTGTACCAGCTGTTCATTATCTATTCCTAAAGCGATTGCCTTTCGGAAATTCTCATCTTTAAACCTTTCATCATCAAGGTTGAAGAAAAGTAGGACTGGGTTACCTTCAGGAAGCCAATAACCTCTTTCCTCTGGATCGGCTTTAATAAATATATTCTCAATATTTGGAAAAAACAAGGTTCCCCAATCAATTTCTTTATTCATTAAAGCTAATTGAGCAGCATCATTTCCAGTAAAGGCTGGAATTCTAATAGTACTAACTTTCACCTTTTCTTCCTGCCAATAATTTGGATTTTTCTCCAAAGTATAAACTTGGCTAGTAAATCGTCCTATCAAGTAAGCACCAGTTCCAATAGGGTTTTCAGCAGTATAGGTAGTTGGGTCATTTAAAGTGCTCCAGATATGTTGAGGGACGATGTATACGTTAAAAATATCTGTATATATAAGTGTATCAACTTGAGATAAAACAAACTTCACATGTTGATCATCTACTTTAGTTACCTCTTTCAAACCTTTTTGCCAAACACCACCAATATCCAAAGCGGGGTAAGCTTTAATCATATTAAAAGTAAATACTACGTCATCAGCATTAAAATTCTTTCCATCAGACCATTTTACATTTTCCCTTAATGTGACTTCAAGTTCCAAATAATCATCAGACCATTCATAATTTGTAGCTAACCACGGAACTATCTCGCCAGTATATCCGTTAATATAAAACAAAGTTTCATAAATAAAACCTCTTGCAGAGAAATTACTTCCACCTGAAAAAAAGGGGTTGAAATTTCTTGAAAACGGTCCTGTTACATCCATGATCATTGACAGAGTGCTTGCCAATGAAACTACACTTAAAACAGAAATCACTACAAACAACAGTATCTTTTTCATCTTTGTTCCCTCCTTAAAATTTTTTGGGATAGTCTCTTTAGAAACTCTAAAACCTTCTTTAGTAAATTTTTACCACGTTCCTCATCCATAGAGTTGGAAATAATGTATGCCTCTCAAAATCTCTTTTTAACTAGTTTCTCCTCATTCTTGATATCTTTTTTGAGTTCAACCTATTTATCCTACAGAATCACGTTTGAATTTTGTTTCGCTTTTTACACTTTTTCTGTTTATTCGTCTATCTTAAGTTTATTATGTACCTTGACTATATTATGTAGGTGGAACTTTTTTAACAAATACACAGATTTTCATGATTTCTATCTTTTCTTATAATTGATATAATACCAGAATTTTGCAAATAATTTAAAAAATGTCAAATCAAAAAAAGAATTAAATTTGTATTAAAGTAATGACTTTAATTTGAGTATTTCCACTTTTTAATAAATTATACTACTATATTTTTTCTTTTGCAAATTAGAAATAATGAGATATAGCCCTATAATCCAAAATAATTGCCTGTAATTCTGAATAATCACTCTTAATTAGAAAAAATAAAATTGACATATTGTTATGACTTAATATACAATATATATAATCAAAAAGTGGAGGAGACTATAAAATGATTCTTCAAGGTTTGGATATAATGGAAAAAGATGGATTCTCAAAATTCAAAAACAAAAAAGTTGGTTTGGTAATAAATTATTCCTTTGTTAACAAAAATATGGAAGATGGTATAGAAATAATGTTGAAAAATGGAGTAGATGTAAGAAAAATATTTACACCTGAACATGGATTATATGGTCTTGCTGATGGAGTTGAATATCCAGATCAGATTCATCCTGTATATAATATACCAATCATTAGCCTGTATGGAAAGCACAAAAAGCCTACGCAAGAAATGTTAGAAGATATCGATGTATTAGTATACGATATTCAAGATGTAGGTTTAAGATTTTATACTTTTATATACACTTTAGCTAATACAATGATTTCTGCCCAAGAAAATAATAAAAAAATCATCGTATTAGACAGAATAAATCCTTTAGGGAGAATTGTTTTTGGTTCACGAATAAAAAAAGAATATTCAACTTTTGTTGGTGGATATGAGCTTCCTTTAAGATACGGTTTAACACCAGGTGAATTGGCAAAGTACTACAAAAAATATCTTGGCCTTGATTTAGATCTTGAAATCATTCCTCTTGAAGGATGGAAAGGAGAATCATTTGAAAACACTAAATTGAGGTGGAATATACCTTCGCCAGCCCTTCCAACATTTGATTGTACCTTGGCTTACAGTGGAACTTGTCTCATAGAGGGGACTAATGTAAGTGAAGGAAGAGGCACTCCTAAACCTTTCTGTTTCATAGGAGCGCCTTGGATAGATGAAAACATTCTATACAAATTCATAAAAGAAAAATTCCCTAATTTAATTTTAAGAAAAAGGTATTTTATACCAAATTCTTCTAAACATGAAGGTAAATTGTGCAAGGGTTTAGAATTTTTCCCTGAAATTAAAGATAATTTTACTATTGTTGCCATAGAGATTATACGCCACTTAATTCAACAAAGAGGAAAATTTGAGTTTAGAAAATATATAGATAGAGAAAACCATACACAAAGAGATCATATAGAAAATTTATTGGGAGAGGACAAAAAAATTTTCTTTGAGAACGATGACACTTATTTAACCGAATGGTACAAGAGCTCTCAAGAGTTCGTAGATTTTTGTGAAGATATACTATTATATGGAGGATTAAGACTATGGAAAATTTAGAGAAGGATTTGGGGAAATTATTCTTAATAGGAATTCAAGGCACCTCTTTAAATAGCGAAAATATGAAGGCTTTAAAGTCAATTTTGCCTGGTGCCATCATTTTCTTTTCACGAAACATTGAAGATAAATATCAACTTAGCAAGTTTATCGAAGATATAAAAAATTTTTTAGATTACGAACCTTTATTTTGCATAGATCAAGAAGGTGGAACTGTAACTAGATTAAAAAAAGGGTTTACTATTGTACCAAGCGCTATGGGCATAACTGCAACCAGCCAACCAGAGAACGCTTACATTTCTGCAAATTTGCTTGCAAAAGAGCTGCTGTCAGTTGGAATTGATTGGAACCTTGCTCCCGTTGTTGATATAAACAATAACCCAAAGA
Protein-coding sequences here:
- a CDS encoding ABC transporter substrate-binding protein, which produces MKKILLFVVISVLSVVSLASTLSMIMDVTGPFSRNFNPFFSGGSNFSARGFIYETLFYINGYTGEIVPWLATNYEWSDDYLELEVTLRENVKWSDGKNFNADDVVFTFNMIKAYPALDIGGVWQKGLKEVTKVDDQHVKFVLSQVDTLIYTDIFNVYIVPQHIWSTLNDPTTYTAENPIGTGAYLIGRFTSQVYTLEKNPNYWQEEKVKVSTIRIPAFTGNDAAQLALMNKEIDWGTLFFPNIENIFIKADPEERGYWLPEGNPVLLFFNLDDERFKDENFRKAIALGIDNEQLVQLGMSNLATVSNPVLIKGGFSELINENLKHLWYTKDTEKAKKMLSDLGYSIGRDGIFSDARGNKLSFELIVPAGWTDWIAVSQVLSSQLKQIGIDVVVSQVDFGLYLERIRNKDFELALSWVNYGINPYFFYERWLHSTNAYSGDNRGGWISLTTDSLLEIFRNTSDEKERELAISSLQLIALQEFPSIPLFYNPTWFEYTTYNFEGWPNEENPYALPTITGMDKAYIIMNLEPVK
- a CDS encoding exo-beta-N-acetylmuramidase NamZ family protein, producing the protein MILQGLDIMEKDGFSKFKNKKVGLVINYSFVNKNMEDGIEIMLKNGVDVRKIFTPEHGLYGLADGVEYPDQIHPVYNIPIISLYGKHKKPTQEMLEDIDVLVYDIQDVGLRFYTFIYTLANTMISAQENNKKIIVLDRINPLGRIVFGSRIKKEYSTFVGGYELPLRYGLTPGELAKYYKKYLGLDLDLEIIPLEGWKGESFENTKLRWNIPSPALPTFDCTLAYSGTCLIEGTNVSEGRGTPKPFCFIGAPWIDENILYKFIKEKFPNLILRKRYFIPNSSKHEGKLCKGLEFFPEIKDNFTIVAIEIIRHLIQQRGKFEFRKYIDRENHTQRDHIENLLGEDKKIFFENDDTYLTEWYKSSQEFVDFCEDILLYGGLRLWKI